Proteins encoded within one genomic window of Stigmatella aurantiaca:
- a CDS encoding MATE family efflux transporter, giving the protein MDVPQPSLGLFRLTWPIFLELLLFMLMGTSDVLMLSGVSDDAVSAAGVVNQYIILCILMMNVISHGASIVVAQYLGARRSAEASRISAVAIMMNLMLGLVVSAALLSLGDFILGRMNLEGTVLVHARAYMRIAGGFIFLQALINVFAGLIRTYGFTRYSMFVSLGMNLLHVLCNYALIFGHFGMPEMGITGAAVSTGISRAAALVVFAWLLYRVMDVRIVPRDFVAFPREYIRKILKVGVPAAIEQVTYHSCQTVFLYFVTFLGPVALASRQYAMAISQYVFLCSLAIGMGTAIVVGRMVGARQPDEAFRRALQSLKWAVAITLLVDVLVILIRQPLVSLFTDNGDIVLLTAKLILLSLVLESGRSFNLVLVNALRAAGDAQFTVYMALLSMVCMSLPLGYTLVFKFQLGLPGIWLAIAADEWMRGLIFWYRWKSRAWEQKSLVEPEAEAVPVALGG; this is encoded by the coding sequence ATGGACGTACCGCAACCCTCCCTGGGGCTGTTCCGGCTGACCTGGCCCATCTTCCTGGAGCTGTTGTTGTTCATGCTGATGGGCACCTCGGACGTGCTCATGCTCAGCGGTGTGTCCGACGACGCCGTCTCCGCCGCGGGTGTGGTCAATCAGTACATCATCCTGTGCATTCTCATGATGAATGTCATCAGCCACGGCGCCTCCATCGTCGTGGCGCAGTATCTCGGCGCGCGCAGGAGCGCCGAGGCCTCCCGCATCTCGGCCGTGGCCATCATGATGAACCTGATGCTCGGGCTCGTGGTGAGCGCGGCGCTGCTGTCGCTGGGTGACTTCATCCTGGGCCGGATGAACCTGGAGGGCACGGTGCTGGTCCACGCCCGGGCCTACATGCGGATCGCCGGCGGCTTCATCTTCCTGCAAGCCCTCATCAATGTGTTCGCCGGGCTCATCCGCACCTATGGCTTCACGCGGTACTCCATGTTCGTGTCGCTGGGGATGAACCTGCTGCACGTGCTGTGCAACTACGCCTTGATCTTCGGACACTTCGGGATGCCGGAGATGGGCATCACCGGGGCCGCGGTGTCCACGGGGATCAGCCGGGCCGCCGCGCTCGTGGTCTTCGCGTGGCTGCTCTACCGGGTGATGGACGTGCGGATCGTTCCTCGGGACTTCGTGGCGTTCCCCAGGGAGTACATCCGGAAGATCCTGAAGGTGGGCGTTCCCGCGGCCATCGAGCAGGTCACCTACCACTCCTGCCAGACGGTGTTTCTGTATTTCGTCACGTTCCTGGGGCCCGTGGCGCTGGCATCCCGGCAGTACGCGATGGCCATTTCCCAGTATGTCTTCCTGTGCAGCCTGGCCATTGGCATGGGGACGGCCATCGTGGTGGGGCGGATGGTGGGCGCGCGCCAGCCGGACGAGGCCTTCCGGCGGGCCCTGCAGAGCCTGAAGTGGGCGGTGGCCATCACCCTCCTGGTGGACGTGCTCGTCATCCTGATACGCCAGCCGCTGGTGAGCCTGTTCACGGACAACGGGGACATCGTCCTGTTGACCGCGAAGCTCATCCTGCTGAGCCTGGTGCTGGAGTCCGGACGGTCCTTCAACCTCGTCCTGGTGAATGCCCTGCGCGCCGCCGGGGACGCGCAGTTCACCGTCTACATGGCGCTGCTCTCCATGGTCTGCATGAGCCTGCCGCTGGGCTACACGCTCGTGTTCAAGTTCCAGCTTGGGCTGCCGGGCATCTGGCTCGCGATCGCGGCGGACGAATGGATGCGTGGCCTCATCTTCTGGTACCGGTGGAAGAGCCGGGCCTGGGAGCAGAAGTCGCTCGTCGAACCCGAGGCGGAAGCCGTCCCGGTGGCGCTCGGGGGCTGA
- a CDS encoding ATP-binding protein, giving the protein MSQGRNGRSEWFELSEEGWRRSNRARPLGQLVREALQNAFDQRARRVKVRLAEDEVRIEDDAPTGLARDEFAFTVFLGEKDTPPTWRGRKGRGLKEMIAASDHAEVETVGRTLVFDSTGRHVKPNTRQVGTCLRLFRRTSAREREEAVQLLRLTIPPPGVELVINGRVVRPPRAKDSLQDCPLETVELHHGVERYAERATRVDLYYPRPGETPHLFELGLPVEAHHLPWHVDVQQRIPLAAERDAARDAYKRTLAAILLESMAPELTRQELSGAWVTEVLAHFSLGQEALEAYVAKVLPARAVLSVGPRVDDRARQLGAKVVDLRGMPLSALEQLETLVESADAYVERMEGPPRDVRVHPGARAQRFVELVRHLSRELTGREVGVEFFERKVRDPSARVDAEYDRERHLLRVNVRGQVRLDDPLDPETLGILLHELAHEVGDEHDFGFIHRLEMLAGKALRCLVDQPGLLAPYASPKKRTG; this is encoded by the coding sequence ATGAGCCAGGGCCGGAATGGCCGTTCGGAGTGGTTCGAGTTGTCGGAAGAGGGCTGGAGGCGCTCCAATCGCGCCCGGCCGCTCGGTCAGCTCGTCCGCGAGGCACTGCAGAACGCGTTCGATCAGCGGGCCCGCCGGGTGAAGGTGCGCTTGGCGGAGGACGAGGTTCGCATCGAGGACGACGCCCCCACGGGGCTGGCGCGCGACGAGTTCGCCTTCACCGTCTTCCTCGGGGAGAAGGACACGCCGCCCACGTGGCGGGGCCGCAAGGGCCGTGGCCTGAAGGAGATGATCGCCGCGAGCGACCACGCCGAGGTGGAGACGGTGGGGCGCACGCTCGTCTTCGACAGCACCGGACGCCATGTGAAGCCCAATACGCGCCAGGTGGGCACGTGCCTGCGGCTCTTCCGCCGCACGAGCGCCCGCGAGCGGGAGGAGGCCGTTCAGTTGCTGCGCCTCACCATCCCCCCGCCGGGCGTGGAGCTGGTCATCAACGGGCGGGTGGTCCGGCCTCCGCGTGCGAAGGACTCGCTGCAGGACTGCCCGCTGGAGACGGTGGAGTTGCACCATGGGGTGGAGCGGTACGCCGAGCGGGCCACCCGGGTGGACCTCTACTATCCGCGCCCTGGGGAGACGCCGCACCTCTTCGAGCTGGGCCTGCCGGTGGAGGCGCACCACCTGCCCTGGCACGTCGATGTGCAGCAGCGCATTCCGCTGGCGGCCGAGCGTGATGCGGCGAGGGATGCCTACAAGCGCACGCTGGCGGCCATCCTCCTCGAGTCGATGGCGCCCGAGCTGACCCGCCAGGAGCTGTCGGGCGCGTGGGTGACCGAGGTGCTGGCGCACTTCTCCCTCGGCCAGGAGGCGCTCGAAGCCTACGTGGCGAAGGTGCTGCCGGCCCGGGCGGTGCTGTCGGTGGGGCCCCGGGTGGATGACCGGGCGCGCCAGCTCGGGGCGAAGGTGGTGGACCTGCGGGGGATGCCGCTCTCCGCGCTGGAGCAGCTCGAGACTCTGGTGGAGTCCGCGGACGCGTATGTGGAGCGGATGGAGGGCCCCCCGCGGGACGTCCGGGTGCACCCCGGCGCCCGGGCCCAGCGCTTCGTGGAGCTGGTGCGCCATCTGTCGCGGGAGCTCACCGGCCGGGAGGTGGGCGTGGAGTTCTTCGAGCGCAAGGTGCGTGACCCCAGCGCCCGGGTAGACGCGGAGTACGATCGCGAGCGGCACCTGCTGCGGGTGAACGTGCGGGGCCAGGTGCGGCTGGACGATCCGCTGGATCCAGAAACGCTCGGCATCCTCCTGCATGAGCTGGCACACGAAGTGGGTGACGAGCACGACTTCGGCTTCATCCACCGGCTGGAGATGCTTGCCGGGAAGGCGTTGCGCTGCCTGGTGGACCAGCCCGGACTTCTGGCTCCCTACGCGAGCCCGAAGAAGCGGACGGGATGA
- a CDS encoding zinc-dependent alcohol dehydrogenase: MKGLVFDLSLPKYVLAKGLGRLYPKLHYGLGSCLSLRELPSPALPGPGWVRLKPRLAGLCGSDLATLFFKVSLQLEPFNSFPAVLGHEILATTEEDGPGLEAGQRVAVDPLLPCRLRGLAPPCKPCAAGQENGCERTADGCLAAGQMLGYQRDLPGGMGTGMVAHPSQLHPLPPGVSDKAGVLVEPLAVGLHAVLKVPLKPEDRVLVIGGGAVAFAVLWAIRALGCRNPVTLLAAEEYQRKLALQLGADDTVLVQEDAAEAREVARLTGARLYKPILGPPTLTGGFEVTIDCIGSPASVQDSLRYTRALGKVVLVGAAGLLNGVDWTMVWRHELTVLGSYVYGTETFRGERKHTFDLVLELLSRREGPDPSVLVTHLFPLSRYQEAIEANLARGRWQSVKTAFDLTVNP; encoded by the coding sequence GTGAAGGGCCTCGTCTTCGATTTGTCCTTGCCCAAGTACGTCCTCGCCAAGGGGCTGGGACGGCTGTACCCCAAGCTTCACTACGGCCTGGGAAGCTGTCTTTCCCTGAGAGAGCTGCCCTCCCCGGCCCTCCCGGGGCCCGGCTGGGTCCGCTTGAAGCCCCGGCTGGCGGGGCTCTGTGGCTCGGACCTGGCCACCCTCTTCTTCAAGGTCAGCCTCCAGCTGGAACCCTTCAATAGCTTCCCCGCCGTGCTGGGACACGAGATCCTCGCCACGACAGAAGAGGACGGTCCGGGACTGGAGGCCGGGCAGCGGGTGGCCGTGGATCCGCTGCTGCCCTGCCGCTTGAGAGGACTCGCCCCCCCGTGCAAGCCCTGTGCGGCCGGACAGGAGAACGGGTGCGAGCGCACCGCGGACGGCTGCCTCGCCGCGGGCCAGATGCTCGGCTACCAGCGAGACCTGCCCGGCGGCATGGGCACGGGGATGGTGGCCCACCCTTCCCAGCTCCACCCCTTGCCTCCGGGCGTCTCGGACAAGGCAGGGGTGCTGGTGGAGCCGCTGGCGGTGGGCCTCCACGCCGTCCTCAAGGTGCCCCTGAAACCCGAGGACCGGGTGCTCGTCATCGGCGGAGGCGCCGTGGCCTTCGCGGTGCTGTGGGCGATTCGGGCATTGGGCTGCCGCAACCCGGTGACGCTGCTGGCGGCCGAGGAGTACCAGCGGAAGCTGGCCCTGCAGCTCGGCGCGGATGACACCGTGCTCGTGCAGGAGGACGCGGCGGAGGCCCGGGAAGTCGCCCGGCTGACCGGCGCCCGGCTGTACAAACCCATCCTCGGCCCCCCCACGCTCACCGGAGGCTTCGAGGTAACGATCGACTGTATCGGCAGCCCTGCCTCCGTCCAGGACTCGCTGCGCTACACCCGGGCGTTGGGGAAAGTGGTGCTGGTGGGGGCCGCAGGGCTCCTCAACGGGGTGGACTGGACCATGGTGTGGCGCCATGAGCTGACCGTGCTGGGCTCGTACGTGTATGGCACGGAGACCTTCCGGGGCGAGCGGAAGCACACCTTCGACTTGGTGCTGGAGCTGCTCTCCCGGCGCGAGGGGCCGGATCCCTCGGTGCTCGTCACCCACCTCTTTCCGCTCTCGCGGTACCAGGAGGCCATCGAGGCCAACCTGGCACGGGGGCGCTGGCAGTCCGTGAAAACCGCTTTCGACCTGACGGTGAACCCATGA
- the ruvB gene encoding Holliday junction branch migration DNA helicase RuvB: MATKRKSDTLSEEVLGDDVRLEASLRPRTFDEYVGQGTVVEKLKVYVRASSQRRDALDHCLFSGPPGLGKTSLAHIIASELGVGIHVTSGPALERKGDLAGLLTNLNERDVLFIDEIHRLNAAVEEYLYPAMEDFRLDITIDTGPAARAMKIDLPPFTLIGATTRTGLLTSPLRDRFQIQERLDYYEPKYLEMILNRSARILGVPLDREASREVSTRSRGTPRIANRLLRRLRDFAQVEGEGRITQALASDSLDRLGVDASGLDSMDRKILLTIIDKFGGGPVGVETIAASVGEQRDSIEDVYEPYLLQEGFLQRTPRGRMATHRAYGYFKRAPPPASPQGSLF; this comes from the coding sequence ATGGCCACGAAGCGGAAGTCCGATACGTTGTCGGAAGAGGTGCTGGGGGACGATGTCCGTCTGGAGGCCTCCCTGCGCCCCCGGACCTTCGACGAGTACGTGGGCCAGGGCACCGTTGTCGAGAAGCTCAAGGTCTACGTCCGGGCCTCCAGCCAGCGCCGGGATGCGCTCGACCACTGTCTCTTCTCGGGGCCTCCGGGCCTGGGCAAGACGTCGCTGGCGCACATCATCGCCTCCGAGCTGGGCGTGGGCATCCATGTCACCAGCGGTCCCGCGCTCGAGCGCAAGGGGGACCTGGCCGGCCTGCTCACCAACCTCAACGAGCGCGACGTGCTCTTCATCGACGAGATCCACCGGCTCAATGCCGCCGTCGAGGAGTACCTCTACCCGGCGATGGAGGACTTCCGGCTGGACATCACCATCGACACGGGCCCTGCCGCGCGCGCGATGAAGATCGACCTGCCGCCCTTCACCCTCATCGGCGCCACCACCCGCACGGGCCTGCTCACCTCGCCCCTCCGGGACCGGTTCCAGATTCAGGAGCGCTTGGACTACTACGAGCCCAAGTACCTGGAGATGATCCTCAACCGCTCGGCGCGCATCCTCGGGGTTCCCCTGGATCGCGAGGCCAGCAGGGAAGTCTCCACCCGCTCCCGCGGCACGCCCCGCATCGCCAACCGGTTGCTGCGCCGGTTGCGCGACTTCGCCCAGGTGGAGGGCGAGGGCCGCATCACTCAGGCGCTGGCCAGCGACTCCCTGGACCGGCTGGGCGTGGATGCCAGCGGCCTGGATTCCATGGATCGCAAGATTTTGCTGACCATCATCGACAAGTTCGGGGGCGGCCCGGTGGGGGTGGAGACCATCGCCGCCAGTGTGGGCGAGCAGCGCGACTCCATCGAGGATGTGTACGAGCCCTACCTCCTCCAGGAGGGTTTCCTCCAGCGCACACCCCGTGGCCGCATGGCGACCCACCGGGCCTACGGTTATTTCAAGAGGGCTCCTCCGCCCGCCTCCCCGCAGGGGAGCCTCTTCTGA
- a CDS encoding carbohydrate-binding protein, whose protein sequence is MSLNFTKGRGHRWGVMLGIGGLLVGALACAPEDSLTLAPELGVHALPLRLNAQGITAGSYTQVYTAANANDGNPSTYWEAAANAYPNWLRVDLGSANSVNQVVLKLPPSWGARTQTLSVQRSTDDVTYTQVLAPATYTFSPGTNTVTLNFTAVSARYVRVNFTANSGATGGQVSEFEVYGSAPTVNRSAFNQTAASSHDSQSGTQLEASSEGGQNVAFIDNGDFIAFNNVDFGSGATTFEARTASAGAGGNIEVRLDGATGTLAGTCPIPPTGGWQTWVTRTCAINSVSGVHTLYLRFTGSGSGGLFNVSWFKFSAAAASGGDVVGKLFAGYQGWFNAAGDGSPNNGWIHWSKNSSAPTPNSNVNFDLYPDLREYTKLYSTNLGNLGNGQPARLFSSYDPETVNKHFEWMQTYNIDGAALQRFGASASTTPDGWRTNRDSVAVKVKNAAEAYGRKFYVMYDITGMDPSNWVNAVKYDWTANIVNAMQLTSSSAYARQNGKLVVCIWGIGFTDRPGTAAEATDIINWFKGQGIYVIGGVPTYWRTGTNDSRTGFENVYKSLDMISPWFVGRFGGIDGADHYMRNQWQPDFAYTQQNGIAYQAVMWPGFSWYNLHGGPQNQIPRLHGDFMWRQAYDLKSVGISTGYVAMFDEYDEGTAIAKAAENSSMAPSSQYFLTLDADGVSVSADFYLRLAGDINRLFKGQIPLTAEHPTSHR, encoded by the coding sequence GTGAGCTTGAATTTCACGAAGGGCCGGGGACACCGCTGGGGAGTGATGTTGGGAATCGGGGGCTTGTTGGTGGGCGCTCTGGCGTGTGCTCCCGAGGACAGCCTGACGCTGGCACCGGAGCTGGGAGTGCACGCGCTCCCGCTGAGGCTCAATGCCCAGGGAATCACTGCGGGCAGCTACACCCAGGTCTACACCGCCGCGAACGCGAACGACGGAAACCCATCCACCTACTGGGAGGCCGCGGCCAACGCCTATCCCAACTGGCTCCGGGTGGATCTGGGCAGCGCGAACAGCGTCAACCAGGTGGTGCTCAAGCTGCCGCCGTCCTGGGGCGCCCGCACGCAGACCCTGTCCGTGCAGAGGAGCACCGACGACGTCACCTACACGCAGGTGCTCGCCCCCGCCACGTACACGTTCAGCCCGGGCACCAATACGGTCACCCTGAACTTCACGGCGGTCAGCGCCCGGTACGTGAGGGTGAACTTCACGGCCAACTCGGGCGCCACGGGGGGGCAGGTCTCGGAGTTCGAGGTGTATGGCTCCGCGCCCACGGTCAACCGGTCCGCGTTCAACCAGACGGCGGCTTCAAGCCATGACAGCCAGTCGGGCACGCAGCTGGAGGCCTCCAGCGAGGGAGGCCAGAATGTCGCCTTCATCGACAACGGCGACTTCATCGCCTTCAACAACGTGGACTTCGGCAGTGGCGCCACCACCTTCGAGGCCCGCACCGCCAGCGCCGGGGCCGGGGGCAACATCGAAGTGCGCCTCGACGGGGCGACGGGAACGCTCGCGGGGACCTGTCCCATCCCGCCCACGGGCGGCTGGCAGACCTGGGTCACCCGGACGTGCGCCATCAACAGCGTGAGCGGGGTGCACACCCTGTACCTGCGGTTCACGGGAAGTGGCTCGGGCGGCCTCTTCAACGTGAGCTGGTTCAAGTTCTCGGCGGCGGCGGCCAGCGGCGGAGACGTCGTCGGGAAGCTGTTCGCCGGGTATCAGGGCTGGTTCAACGCGGCCGGGGATGGGTCTCCCAACAATGGCTGGATTCACTGGTCGAAGAACAGCAGCGCGCCCACGCCCAACTCCAACGTCAATTTCGATCTCTATCCGGACCTCCGGGAGTACACCAAGCTGTACTCGACGAACCTGGGGAACCTGGGCAATGGGCAGCCCGCCCGGCTCTTCTCCTCGTATGATCCGGAGACCGTCAACAAGCACTTTGAGTGGATGCAGACCTACAACATCGACGGCGCCGCGCTGCAGCGCTTCGGGGCCAGCGCGAGCACCACCCCGGACGGCTGGCGGACCAACCGCGACAGCGTCGCGGTGAAGGTGAAGAACGCGGCGGAGGCCTACGGCCGGAAGTTCTATGTCATGTATGACATCACCGGCATGGACCCCAGCAACTGGGTGAACGCGGTCAAGTACGACTGGACGGCCAACATCGTCAATGCCATGCAGCTGACGTCCTCCTCCGCGTATGCCCGTCAGAATGGCAAGCTCGTCGTCTGCATCTGGGGGATTGGCTTCACCGATCGGCCTGGGACGGCCGCCGAGGCCACGGACATCATCAACTGGTTCAAGGGCCAGGGAATCTATGTCATTGGCGGCGTGCCCACTTACTGGCGCACGGGGACGAATGATTCGCGGACGGGCTTCGAGAATGTCTACAAGTCCCTGGACATGATCTCCCCCTGGTTCGTCGGCCGCTTCGGGGGAATCGACGGCGCGGACCACTACATGCGGAATCAGTGGCAGCCGGACTTCGCCTACACGCAGCAGAACGGAATCGCTTATCAGGCGGTCATGTGGCCGGGGTTCTCCTGGTACAACCTGCACGGCGGGCCCCAGAACCAGATTCCCCGGCTGCATGGCGACTTCATGTGGCGCCAGGCGTATGACCTCAAGAGCGTGGGCATCTCGACCGGCTACGTGGCCATGTTCGACGAATACGACGAGGGCACGGCCATCGCCAAGGCGGCGGAGAACAGCTCGATGGCGCCCTCCAGCCAGTACTTCCTGACCCTGGACGCCGATGGCGTCTCCGTGTCCGCGGACTTCTACTTGCGGCTGGCGGGTGACATCAACCGGCTGTTCAAGGGGCAGATCCCCCTGACCGCCGAGCACCCCACGAGCCACCGGTAG
- a CDS encoding glycosyltransferase, whose protein sequence is MATLLFTPFPGRGHVHPTLKLARELRARGHRVVYAGPLDSRELITSEGGEFVPVMEEQFPAGSFAPLAAPTLREHLSQLRLFVRRAEHALQAIEAGALDSLFERVRPDLLVCDPLLPYPALVAHGLQVPTLFFNTNLPQPLIFPFLDPTRTSRFLRMRVRVIRAGFSLLGRLGLALRLEPYNERIARRYGYPVESLAQEPEYLVRGLPEMILAPREFAEPPGPVDSRYLFVGPGIDLERSEPAFPWERLAADTPLVLFSMGSMGGYSRTLEKRVLDAVAGAAKARPQWQFILAVNPTHETTRFDNVAPNVVAVKYAPLLQLLPRAAVSITHGGFNTVKECIYFGVPMVVVPLTYDQPAVGRLVERKGLGVVCPPKTLTSESLLRQLDVLVGAPARHGAMTAMRDCFHQREQDSSAVDAIEHLLQTGPSSSMTPTATSSCGRRSMGAGSSR, encoded by the coding sequence ATGGCAACCCTGCTCTTCACGCCCTTTCCTGGCCGTGGCCACGTCCATCCCACGCTGAAGCTCGCCCGGGAATTGCGCGCCCGCGGCCATCGCGTGGTCTACGCGGGCCCGCTCGACTCACGGGAGCTGATCACGAGCGAGGGGGGAGAATTCGTCCCCGTGATGGAGGAACAGTTCCCCGCGGGCAGCTTCGCCCCCCTCGCCGCCCCCACGCTTCGGGAGCACCTCTCGCAGCTCCGCCTGTTCGTGCGCCGGGCGGAGCACGCCCTCCAGGCCATCGAGGCGGGCGCGTTGGACAGCCTCTTCGAGCGCGTGCGCCCGGACCTGCTGGTGTGCGATCCCCTGCTGCCCTACCCGGCCCTGGTGGCCCATGGCCTCCAGGTCCCCACCCTCTTCTTCAACACCAACCTTCCCCAGCCGCTGATCTTCCCCTTCCTGGATCCCACGCGTACCAGCCGCTTCCTGCGGATGCGCGTACGGGTCATCCGCGCGGGGTTCTCGCTGCTGGGGAGGCTGGGACTGGCGCTGCGGCTGGAGCCCTACAACGAGCGGATCGCGCGCCGGTATGGCTACCCCGTGGAGTCACTGGCCCAGGAGCCTGAATACCTCGTCCGGGGCCTGCCGGAGATGATCCTCGCCCCCCGTGAGTTCGCCGAGCCTCCCGGCCCCGTGGATTCGCGCTACCTCTTCGTGGGACCGGGCATCGACCTGGAGCGCTCCGAGCCGGCTTTCCCCTGGGAGCGGCTCGCGGCGGACACGCCCCTCGTTCTCTTCTCCATGGGCAGCATGGGGGGCTACAGCCGCACGCTGGAGAAGCGGGTGCTGGACGCCGTGGCCGGCGCGGCGAAGGCGCGGCCTCAATGGCAGTTCATCCTGGCTGTGAACCCCACCCACGAGACCACGCGCTTCGACAACGTGGCCCCCAACGTGGTGGCGGTGAAGTACGCCCCTTTGCTCCAGCTGCTCCCACGCGCCGCCGTGAGCATCACGCATGGCGGCTTCAACACCGTGAAGGAGTGCATCTACTTCGGTGTGCCCATGGTGGTGGTGCCCCTGACCTATGATCAACCCGCCGTGGGGCGGCTGGTCGAGCGCAAGGGCCTGGGCGTCGTCTGTCCTCCCAAGACGCTGACGTCCGAGAGCCTGCTGCGGCAATTGGACGTGCTCGTGGGAGCTCCGGCGCGGCACGGCGCCATGACCGCCATGCGCGACTGTTTCCACCAGCGGGAGCAGGACAGCTCCGCCGTGGATGCCATCGAGCACCTCCTCCAAACGGGGCCCTCCTCTTCAATGACACCCACAGCAACCAGCTCGTGCGGCAGGCGCTCGATGGGGGCTGGAAGCAGCAGGTGA
- a CDS encoding PKD domain-containing protein, with translation MLLPSSVRVDRIEQDRTWVCAGEVMGLSAHLGGVPEPGAVFRWVWPAAAGQAELHPGPTLQWKAPPMAGKYPVRFQVCRDLGGRRVGVLAERALELEVRPCGEDAGQQQEPLHIGVTQRGPGTFTFQARYRGDEPVSTYTWDFGDDARSTTAEPSLTHTYALSGLSAQETRSFTVKLQARLERGLTLEATTFVLTRGQPAPSELPAVELQVSRWKPRAGGAGWQSDVVVRAPDGTDLTWERLERVFVPWQGEATLDTRAWRERVHVEEDLGHGGFRGHVTVSPSEAGPELKQILDFLYGRDAAGQEVVVSWSPFKREPPADSPQAPGPPPVKP, from the coding sequence GTGCTGCTGCCGTCCAGCGTCAGGGTCGATCGCATCGAGCAAGACCGGACGTGGGTCTGCGCGGGCGAGGTCATGGGCCTGTCCGCGCACCTCGGCGGCGTGCCCGAGCCCGGCGCGGTCTTTCGCTGGGTCTGGCCGGCGGCCGCAGGCCAGGCCGAGTTGCACCCTGGCCCTACCCTTCAGTGGAAGGCGCCCCCCATGGCGGGCAAGTACCCCGTGCGATTCCAGGTGTGCAGGGACCTGGGCGGACGGCGGGTCGGCGTGCTGGCCGAGCGCGCGCTCGAACTCGAGGTCCGCCCGTGCGGCGAGGACGCGGGACAGCAGCAAGAGCCCCTCCACATCGGCGTCACGCAACGGGGGCCGGGGACCTTCACCTTCCAGGCGCGATACCGGGGGGACGAGCCCGTCTCCACGTACACCTGGGACTTCGGCGATGACGCCCGGTCCACCACGGCCGAGCCCAGCCTCACCCACACCTATGCGCTCTCGGGCCTGAGCGCGCAGGAGACCCGAAGCTTCACCGTCAAGCTCCAGGCCCGCCTGGAACGCGGCCTGACCCTGGAGGCCACCACGTTCGTGCTCACGCGCGGGCAACCCGCGCCCAGCGAGCTGCCTGCCGTCGAGCTCCAGGTCTCCCGCTGGAAGCCCCGCGCCGGCGGAGCCGGTTGGCAGAGCGACGTGGTGGTGCGCGCCCCGGACGGCACGGACCTGACCTGGGAGCGCCTCGAGCGCGTGTTCGTGCCCTGGCAAGGAGAGGCAACCCTGGACACACGGGCCTGGCGGGAGCGGGTCCATGTGGAAGAGGACCTCGGACACGGCGGCTTCCGGGGCCATGTGACGGTGAGCCCCTCCGAAGCCGGTCCGGAGCTCAAACAGATCCTCGACTTCCTGTACGGCCGCGACGCGGCGGGACAGGAGGTGGTGGTGTCCTGGAGCCCTTTCAAGCGCGAGCCTCCCGCGGACTCGCCCCAGGCCCCAGGGCCACCTCCTGTGAAACCCTGA